In Musa acuminata AAA Group cultivar baxijiao chromosome BXJ2-3, Cavendish_Baxijiao_AAA, whole genome shotgun sequence, the following proteins share a genomic window:
- the LOC135607537 gene encoding putative invertase inhibitor: MRPSSICILLAVAVFLHHHLPPGVEASVEKACRDAANSSPNIKYDFCVAALRSYPGSRSADKKGLAVIAASLTKDKATSVSAKVKSLLAKASDKKKKQCLESCESVYEDVLSDLDTSIPAIKEGRLGDAKTYLSAAVDAPSTCEEGSRSCRSPRP; this comes from the coding sequence ATGAGGCCGTCCTCCATCTGTATCCTCCTAGCGGTGGCAgtcttcctccaccaccacctcccccCCGGGGTGGAGGCATCGGTGGAGAAGGCCTGCAGGGACGCAGCGAATAGCAGCCCCAATATCAAGTACGACTTCTGCGTGGCGGCGCTCCGCTCGTACCCGGGAAGCCGGTCGGCGGACAAGAAGGGGCTGGCGGTGATAGCGGCTAGCTTGACGAAGGACAAAGCCACCAGCGTCAGCGCTAAGGTCAAGAGTTTGCTAGCCAAGGCGAGtgataagaagaagaagcagtGCTTGGAGTCTTGCGAGAGCGTCTACGAGGACGTGCTCTCAGACCTCGACACGTCCATCCCGGCCATCAAGGAGGGTCGCCTGGGCGACGCTAAGACTTATCTCAGCGCTGCTGTGGACGCGCCCAGCACCTGCGAGGAGGGTTCGAGGAGCTGCAGGTCCCCTCGCCCTTGA
- the LOC135607536 gene encoding putative invertase inhibitor: MRPSSICILLAVAVFLHHHLLPGVEASVEKACRDAANSSPNIKYDFCVAALRSYPGSRSADKKGLAVIAASLTKDKATSVSAKVKSLLAKASDKKKKQCLESCESVYEDVLSDLDTSIPAIKEGRLGDAKTYLSAAVDAPSTCEEGFEELQVPSPLTKEDSDLTQICIIALAFTNMLG; this comes from the coding sequence ATGAGGCCGTCCTCCATCTGTATCCTCCTAGCGGTGGCAgtcttcctccaccaccacctcctccccggGGTGGAGGCATCGGTGGAGAAGGCCTGCAGGGACGCAGCGAATAGCAGCCCCAATATCAAGTACGACTTCTGCGTGGCGGCGCTCCGCTCGTACCCGGGAAGCCGGTCGGCGGACAAGAAGGGGCTGGCGGTGATAGCGGCTAGCTTGACGAAGGACAAAGCCACCAGCGTCAGCGCTAAGGTCAAGAGTTTGCTAGCCAAGGCGAGtgataagaagaagaagcagtGCTTGGAGTCTTGCGAGAGCGTCTACGAGGACGTGCTCTCAGACCTCGACACGTCCATCCCGGCCATCAAGGAGGGTCGCCTGGGCGACGCTAAGACTTATCTCAGCGCTGCTGTGGACGCGCCCAGCACCTGCGAGGAGGGTTTCGAGGAGCTGCAGGTCCCCTCGCCCTTGACCAAGGAGGACTCCGACTTGACGCAGATCTGCATTATTGCTTTAGCCTTCACAAATATGCTTGGGTGA